The Coffea arabica cultivar ET-39 chromosome 8e, Coffea Arabica ET-39 HiFi, whole genome shotgun sequence genome window below encodes:
- the LOC140012481 gene encoding uncharacterized protein isoform X3, giving the protein MSSSSTSSTTTTLSLDHLASSEQLCYVHCNICDTVLAVSVPCTSLFQTVTVRCGHCTNLLPVNMRGLLLPSANQLHNHFGHTFFSPSPNFLDQISSPTPNFLMNQTTASDFTLPPQTGFSDLPRPPVMNRRRRSNALRQQILILAIGRLSAQLQKIGLTFLIFNLVSCLIKLSRKPMCANRQMMS; this is encoded by the exons ATGTCCTCCTCTTCTACTAGTTCCACTACAACTACTTTGtcattggaccacctcgcttCTTCCGAGCAGCTGTGCTATGTCCATTGCAACATATGCGACACCGTCCTCGCG gtgagtgttccatgtACAAGTTTGTTCCAAACTGTCACGGTCCGCTGCGGCCATTGCACTAATCTTTTGCCAGTGAACATGAGAGGGTTGCTCTTGCCTTCAGCTAACCAGCTCCATAATCACTTTGGCCATACATTCTTCTCTCCTTCCCCTAACTTTCTG GATCAAATCTCAAGCCCGACTCCCAACTTTCTGATGAATCAGACTACAGCAAGTGACTTCACTCTACCTCCTCAGACGGGATTCAGTGACCTTCCTAGGCCACCGGTTATGAACAGAC GGAGGAGATCCAACGCATTAAGGCAACAAATCCTGATATTAGCCATAGGGAGGCTTTCAGCGCAGCTGCAAAAAAT TGGGCTCACTTTCCTCATATTCAATTTGGTCTCATGCCTGATCAAACTGTCTAGAAAACCAATGTGCGCCAACAG ACAGATGATGTCCTAA
- the LOC140012481 gene encoding uncharacterized protein isoform X5 → MSSSSTSSTTTTLSLDHLASSEQLCYVHCNICDTVLAVSVPCTSLFQTVTVRCGHCTNLLPVNMRGLLLPSANQLHNHFGHTFFSPSPNFLDQISSPTPNFLMNQTTASDFTLPPQTGFSDLPRPPVMNRRRRSNALRQQILILAIGRLSAQLQKIGLTFLIFNLVSCLIKLSRKPMCANR, encoded by the exons ATGTCCTCCTCTTCTACTAGTTCCACTACAACTACTTTGtcattggaccacctcgcttCTTCCGAGCAGCTGTGCTATGTCCATTGCAACATATGCGACACCGTCCTCGCG gtgagtgttccatgtACAAGTTTGTTCCAAACTGTCACGGTCCGCTGCGGCCATTGCACTAATCTTTTGCCAGTGAACATGAGAGGGTTGCTCTTGCCTTCAGCTAACCAGCTCCATAATCACTTTGGCCATACATTCTTCTCTCCTTCCCCTAACTTTCTG GATCAAATCTCAAGCCCGACTCCCAACTTTCTGATGAATCAGACTACAGCAAGTGACTTCACTCTACCTCCTCAGACGGGATTCAGTGACCTTCCTAGGCCACCGGTTATGAACAGAC GGAGGAGATCCAACGCATTAAGGCAACAAATCCTGATATTAGCCATAGGGAGGCTTTCAGCGCAGCTGCAAAAAAT TGGGCTCACTTTCCTCATATTCAATTTGGTCTCATGCCTGATCAAACTGTCTAGAAAACCAATGTGCGCCAACAG ATGA
- the LOC140012481 gene encoding uncharacterized protein isoform X4, with translation MSSSSTSSTTTTLSLDHLASSEQLCYVHCNICDTVLAVSVPCTSLFQTVTVRCGHCTNLLPVNMRGLLLPSANQLHNHFGHTFFSPSPNFLDQISSPTPNFLMNQTTASDFTLPPQTGFSDLPRPPVMNRRRRSNALRQQILILAIGRLSAQLQKIGLTFLIFNLVSCLIKLSRKPMCANS, from the exons ATGTCCTCCTCTTCTACTAGTTCCACTACAACTACTTTGtcattggaccacctcgcttCTTCCGAGCAGCTGTGCTATGTCCATTGCAACATATGCGACACCGTCCTCGCG gtgagtgttccatgtACAAGTTTGTTCCAAACTGTCACGGTCCGCTGCGGCCATTGCACTAATCTTTTGCCAGTGAACATGAGAGGGTTGCTCTTGCCTTCAGCTAACCAGCTCCATAATCACTTTGGCCATACATTCTTCTCTCCTTCCCCTAACTTTCTG GATCAAATCTCAAGCCCGACTCCCAACTTTCTGATGAATCAGACTACAGCAAGTGACTTCACTCTACCTCCTCAGACGGGATTCAGTGACCTTCCTAGGCCACCGGTTATGAACAGAC GGAGGAGATCCAACGCATTAAGGCAACAAATCCTGATATTAGCCATAGGGAGGCTTTCAGCGCAGCTGCAAAAAAT TGGGCTCACTTTCCTCATATTCAATTTGGTCTCATGCCTGATCAAACTGTCTAGAAAACCAATGTGCGCCAACAG CTAA
- the LOC140013079 gene encoding monocopper oxidase-like protein SKU5 has protein sequence MASSSFPAFSFICITTWLLVGFCSAEDPFANFDFVVSYITASPLGVPQQVIAVNGKFPGPTINVTTNDNVVVNVKNKLDEDLLMHWSGIFMRKSSWQDGVLGTNCPIPPKWNWTYQFQVKDQIGSFFYFPSINFQRASGGFGSFIINNREIIPIPFDTPHGDITIVIGDWYIRNHTALRRDLNSGKDLGIPDGVLINGKGPYRYNDSLVPDGIDYEKIEVHPGKTYRIRVSNVGISTSLNFRIQNHNLLLAETEGSYTVQQNYSSLDIHVGQSYSFLVAMDQNASSDYYIVASARMVNESQWQKVTGVGILHYTNSKGKASGPLPDPPQDQFDKTFSMNQARSIRWNVTASGARPNPQGSFRYGSINVTEVYVLKNKPPVTVNGKQRATLSGVSFVNPATPIRLADQYKVKGVYKLDFPTRPLTGSPRMETSIINGTYRGFMEVILQNNDTKMHTYHMSGYNFFVVGMDFGEWTENSRGTYNKWDGIARVTTQVFPGAWTAVLVSLDNVGVWNLRTENLDSWYLGQETYVRVVNPEATNKTELPIPDNALFCGALGKLQKPQDISLATSIMVNRSELCFTLLLMISMLITIFQ, from the exons ATGGCTTCTTCCAGCTTTCCTGCCTTTTCTTTTATCTGCATTACTACTTGGCTTCTGGTGGGCTTCTGCTCTGCTGAGGATCCCTTTGCTAACTTTGATTTTGTAGTCTCTTACATTACTGCTTCTCCTCTTGGTGTCCCTCAGCAG GTTATTGCTGTGAATGGCAAGTTTCCAGGGCCTACCATTAACGTTACTACTAACGACAATGTTGTTGTCAATGTGAAGAACAAGTTAGATGAAGATCTTCTTATGCATTG GTCTGGTATATTTATGAGGAAGAGCTCATGGCAAGATGGGGTGCTTGGGACTAATTGTCCCATACCTCCAAAGTGGAACTGGACTTACCAGTTTCAGGTTAAGGACCAGATTGGTAGCTTCTTTTACTTCCCTTCCATAAACTTTCAGAGAGCCTCTGGTGGCTTTGGAAGCTTTATCATCAATAACAGGGAAATTATTCCAATTCCTTTTGATACGCCTCATGGTGATATTACAATTGTGATCGGTGATTGGTACATTCGAAACCACAcg GCTCTAAGGAGAGATCTTAATTCTGGAAAAGATCTTGGGATTCCTGATGGCGTATTGATTAATGGAAAAGGACCTTATAGATACAATGATTCTCTCGTCCCTGATGGCATTGACTATGAAAAAATTGAAGTCCATCCAG GAAAAACCTATAGAATTCGTGTAAGCAATGTTGGAATATCAACTAGTTTGAACTTCAGAATTCAAAATCATAACCTACTTCTAGCTGAAACAGAGGGATCATATACAGTGCAGCAGAATTATTCTAGCTTAGACATTCATGTTGGACAATCATACTCTTTTTTAGTAGCCATGGATCAGAATGCAAGTAGCGATTACTACATAGTCGCAAGTGCGAGGATGGTGAATGAATCACAATGGCAAAAAGTCACAGGTGTTGGAATCCTGCACTATACAAATTCGAAAGGAAAGGCATCTGGTCCTCTTCCAGACCCACCGCAAGATCAGTTTGACAAAACCTTCTCGATGAACCAGGCTAGATCTATCAG GTGGAATGTGACTGCTAGTGGTGCTCGCCCGAACCCTCAAGGTTCCTTCAGATATGGTTCAATTAATGTGACCGAAGTATATGTACTAAAAAATAAACCACCAGTAACTGTAAACGGCAAACAACGAGCAACACTCAGTGGGGTTTCATTTGTTAATCCTGCGACTCCCATCAGGCTTGCTGACCAATATAAAGTAAAGGGTGTCTACAAACTTGATTTTCCAACCAGGCCACTCACAGGATCCCCTAGGATGGAAACTTCAATTATCAATGGCACTTATAGGGGGTTTATGGAGGTGATACTGCAGAACAATGATACCAAGATGCATACATATCACATGAGTGGCTATAACTTTTTTGTGGTTGG AATGGATTTTGGTGAGTGGACTGAGAATAGCAGAGGAACATACAACAAGTGGGATGGCATTGCTCGCGTTACAACTCAG GTGTTCCCTGGGGCTTGGACAGCTGTTCTGGTCTCCCTTGATAATGTTGGAGTTTGGAACCTTAGAACAGAGAACCTTGACTCATGGTATCTTGGCCAAGAGACATATGTCCGAGTTGTTAATCCAGAGGCAACGAACAAAACAGAGTTGCCTATCCCAGATAATGCTCTGTTTTGTGGTGCTCTAGGCAAATTGCAAAA GCCACAAGATATATCTTTGGCTACATCGATCATGGTCAATCGGTCAGAGCTATGTTTTACTCTGCTGCTAATGATTTCAATGTTAATCACCATATTCCAATAG
- the LOC140012481 gene encoding uncharacterized protein isoform X2 yields MSSSSTSSTTTTLSLDHLASSEQLCYVHCNICDTVLAVSVPCTSLFQTVTVRCGHCTNLLPVNMRGLLLPSANQLHNHFGHTFFSPSPNFLDQISSPTPNFLMNQTTASDFTLPPQTGFSDLPRPPVMNRRRRSNALRQQILILAIGRLSAQLQKIGLTFLIFNLVSCLIKLSRKPMCANRRQMMS; encoded by the exons ATGTCCTCCTCTTCTACTAGTTCCACTACAACTACTTTGtcattggaccacctcgcttCTTCCGAGCAGCTGTGCTATGTCCATTGCAACATATGCGACACCGTCCTCGCG gtgagtgttccatgtACAAGTTTGTTCCAAACTGTCACGGTCCGCTGCGGCCATTGCACTAATCTTTTGCCAGTGAACATGAGAGGGTTGCTCTTGCCTTCAGCTAACCAGCTCCATAATCACTTTGGCCATACATTCTTCTCTCCTTCCCCTAACTTTCTG GATCAAATCTCAAGCCCGACTCCCAACTTTCTGATGAATCAGACTACAGCAAGTGACTTCACTCTACCTCCTCAGACGGGATTCAGTGACCTTCCTAGGCCACCGGTTATGAACAGAC GGAGGAGATCCAACGCATTAAGGCAACAAATCCTGATATTAGCCATAGGGAGGCTTTCAGCGCAGCTGCAAAAAAT TGGGCTCACTTTCCTCATATTCAATTTGGTCTCATGCCTGATCAAACTGTCTAGAAAACCAATGTGCGCCAACAG GAGACAGATGATGTCCTAA
- the LOC140012481 gene encoding protein YABBY 4-like isoform X1, which yields MSSSSTSSTTTTLSLDHLASSEQLCYVHCNICDTVLAVSVPCTSLFQTVTVRCGHCTNLLPVNMRGLLLPSANQLHNHFGHTFFSPSPNFLDQISSPTPNFLMNQTTASDFTLPPQTGFSDLPRPPVMNRPPERRQRIPSAYNRFIKEEIQRIKATNPDISHREAFSAAAKNWAHFPHIQFGLMPDQTV from the exons ATGTCCTCCTCTTCTACTAGTTCCACTACAACTACTTTGtcattggaccacctcgcttCTTCCGAGCAGCTGTGCTATGTCCATTGCAACATATGCGACACCGTCCTCGCG gtgagtgttccatgtACAAGTTTGTTCCAAACTGTCACGGTCCGCTGCGGCCATTGCACTAATCTTTTGCCAGTGAACATGAGAGGGTTGCTCTTGCCTTCAGCTAACCAGCTCCATAATCACTTTGGCCATACATTCTTCTCTCCTTCCCCTAACTTTCTG GATCAAATCTCAAGCCCGACTCCCAACTTTCTGATGAATCAGACTACAGCAAGTGACTTCACTCTACCTCCTCAGACGGGATTCAGTGACCTTCCTAGGCCACCGGTTATGAACAGAC CTCCAGAGAGGAGACAGAGAATCCCTTCTGCTTACAACCGATTCATCAA GGAGGAGATCCAACGCATTAAGGCAACAAATCCTGATATTAGCCATAGGGAGGCTTTCAGCGCAGCTGCAAAAAAT TGGGCTCACTTTCCTCATATTCAATTTGGTCTCATGCCTGATCAAACTGTCTAG